Proteins encoded in a region of the Cytobacillus pseudoceanisediminis genome:
- the rpsF gene encoding 30S ribosomal protein S6, with translation MRKYEVMYIIRPNIEDEAKKALVERFNTILTDNGAEVSESKDWGKRRLAYEINDFRDGYYQLMNVNAEAKAVDEFTRLAKISEDIIRYIVVKDEK, from the coding sequence ATGAGAAAGTACGAAGTTATGTACATCATCCGCCCAAACATTGAAGATGAGGCTAAAAAAGCCCTAGTTGAGCGTTTCAACACAATCTTAACTGACAATGGTGCGGAGGTTTCTGAATCAAAGGATTGGGGTAAGCGTCGCCTTGCATACGAAATCAATGATTTCCGCGATGGCTACTACCAGCTAATGAACGTTAATGCTGAAGCAAAAGCAGTTGACGAGTTCACTCGTCTAGCTAAAATCAGCGAAGACATCATCCGTTACATCGTTGTTAAAGACGAAAAATAA
- the ssb gene encoding single-stranded DNA-binding protein yields MMNRVVLVGRLTKDPDLRYTPNGVPVASFTLAVNRTFTNQQGEREADFINCVVWRKPAENVANFLKKGSLAGVDGRIQSRSYEGQDGKRVYVTEVQAESVQFLEPKNSSGGQGGNPNYGGPRDQDFPFGNNSNQNQRQDNRNQGGYTRVDQDPFANDGQIDISDDDLPF; encoded by the coding sequence ATGATGAACCGTGTTGTTCTTGTCGGACGTTTGACAAAGGATCCTGATTTGCGGTATACCCCGAACGGAGTTCCTGTCGCTTCATTCACTCTTGCCGTGAATCGTACTTTTACGAATCAGCAAGGTGAACGGGAGGCAGACTTTATCAACTGTGTGGTATGGAGAAAGCCAGCTGAAAACGTAGCGAACTTCCTTAAAAAAGGAAGTCTTGCAGGTGTAGATGGCCGGATTCAGTCCCGCAGCTATGAAGGCCAGGATGGAAAGCGTGTTTACGTGACAGAAGTCCAGGCTGAGAGTGTGCAATTCCTTGAGCCTAAGAATAGTTCTGGCGGCCAGGGAGGCAATCCGAACTACGGCGGTCCAAGAGATCAGGATTTCCCATTTGGAAATAACAGCAATCAGAATCAACGCCAGGATAATCGTAATCAGGGCGGCTATACTCGCGTGGATCAGGACCCATTCGCAAATGACGGCCAAATCGACATTTCCGATGACGACCTGCCATTCTAA
- a CDS encoding adenylosuccinate synthase, protein MSSVVVVGTQWGDEGKGKITDFLSENAEVIARYQGGNNAGHTIKFNGETYKLHLIPSGIFYSDKICTIGNGMVVDPKALVKELAYLHDKGVTTDNLRISNRAHVILPYHLKLDEVEEERKGANKIGTTKKGIGPAYMDKAARNGIRIADLLDREVFEEKLARNLEEKNRLLERFYETEGFTIEEILEEYYEYGQQIKHYVCDTSVVLNDALDEGRRVLFEGAQGVMLDIDQGTYPFVTSSNPVAGGVTIGSGVGPTKIKHVVGVSKAYTTRVGDGPFPTELDNEIGSQIREVGREYGTTTGRARRVGWFDSVVVRHARRVSGITDLSLNSIDVLTGIETLKICVAYRYNGEVIEEFPASLKVLADCEPVYEELPGWTEDITGCKSLDELPANARHYLERVSQLTGIPLSIFSVGPDRTQTNVVRSPWRQN, encoded by the coding sequence ATGTCATCAGTAGTAGTAGTTGGAACACAGTGGGGAGATGAAGGGAAAGGAAAAATTACAGACTTCCTTTCTGAAAATGCAGAAGTTATCGCACGCTACCAAGGCGGAAACAATGCAGGACACACAATTAAATTTAATGGTGAAACATACAAGCTTCATTTAATTCCATCTGGAATATTCTATAGCGATAAAATTTGCACGATCGGAAACGGAATGGTTGTCGATCCAAAAGCGCTTGTAAAGGAATTGGCGTATCTTCATGACAAGGGAGTTACAACAGACAACCTGCGCATCTCAAACCGCGCACATGTCATCCTTCCATATCACCTGAAGCTTGATGAAGTGGAAGAAGAGCGCAAAGGCGCTAACAAGATTGGTACAACGAAAAAGGGCATCGGCCCTGCTTACATGGATAAAGCAGCCCGCAACGGAATCCGCATTGCGGACCTTCTTGACCGTGAAGTGTTTGAAGAAAAGCTTGCGCGCAACCTTGAAGAAAAGAACCGCCTGCTTGAGCGCTTCTATGAAACAGAAGGATTCACAATCGAAGAAATCCTAGAGGAATACTATGAGTACGGCCAGCAGATTAAGCATTATGTCTGCGACACTTCTGTTGTGCTTAATGACGCATTGGATGAAGGCCGCCGCGTGCTTTTCGAAGGTGCACAAGGAGTTATGCTTGATATCGACCAGGGGACTTACCCATTCGTTACATCCTCTAACCCTGTGGCTGGCGGCGTAACAATCGGTTCTGGTGTCGGCCCTACAAAAATCAAGCATGTTGTTGGTGTATCTAAGGCCTATACGACTCGTGTAGGAGATGGCCCATTCCCAACTGAGCTTGATAATGAAATCGGCAGCCAGATTCGTGAAGTAGGCCGTGAATACGGTACAACAACTGGCCGTGCCCGCCGTGTCGGCTGGTTCGACAGCGTGGTTGTCCGTCATGCCCGCCGTGTCAGCGGTATTACAGACCTTTCTCTTAACTCCATCGATGTATTGACTGGAATTGAGACATTAAAAATCTGTGTAGCATACCGTTATAATGGAGAAGTAATCGAAGAATTCCCTGCAAGCTTGAAAGTACTGGCTGACTGTGAGCCTGTATACGAAGAGCTTCCAGGCTGGACAGAGGACATCACAGGCTGCAAATCACTTGATGAGCTTCCTGCGAATGCCCGCCACTATCTGGAGCGCGTTTCACAGCTGACAGGAATTCCATTATCGATCTTCTCAGTCGGTCCGGACCGCACACAAACAAACGTAGTCCGCAGCCCATGGAGACAGAACTAA
- the yyaC gene encoding spore protease YyaC, producing MNFKPNLFDKKGGASARISHEETNSAEKLAAELKNILPAGISCRPIVFVCIGTDRSTGDSLGPLVGTLLEEKSISSFHVYGTLEDPIHAVNLEEKLNEIKKKHFNPFIIGIDACLGRLKSVGVIQIGEGPVKPGAGVNKDLPEVGDMHITGIVNVSGFMEFFVLQNTRLNLVLKMAKTIAGGIYEASLTHQTAPAWPAFKWELNREQTP from the coding sequence ATGAACTTCAAACCAAACTTGTTTGACAAGAAAGGCGGGGCTTCTGCCAGAATCTCGCATGAAGAAACAAACTCTGCTGAAAAATTGGCTGCTGAACTGAAGAATATTCTGCCTGCGGGCATCAGCTGCCGTCCCATCGTTTTTGTCTGCATTGGCACAGACCGCTCTACAGGCGATTCATTAGGTCCGCTGGTCGGCACACTCCTCGAGGAAAAATCCATTTCATCTTTCCATGTATACGGAACACTGGAGGACCCGATCCATGCCGTAAACCTGGAAGAAAAACTGAACGAAATCAAAAAGAAGCATTTCAATCCCTTTATCATCGGGATCGACGCCTGCCTGGGCCGCTTAAAAAGCGTCGGAGTCATCCAAATCGGAGAAGGGCCCGTCAAGCCTGGCGCCGGAGTCAATAAAGACCTGCCGGAAGTAGGGGACATGCACATAACCGGCATCGTCAACGTCAGCGGATTTATGGAATTCTTCGTCCTCCAGAACACAAGACTCAACCTCGTCCTGAAAATGGCCAAAACCATCGCAGGCGGCATCTATGAAGCAAGCCTGACCCACCAGACTGCACCAGCTTGGCCTGCATTCAAGTGGGAACTAAACCGTGAACAAACACCTTAA
- the dnaB gene encoding replicative DNA helicase: MSDLFADRLPPQNIEAEQAVLGAIFLEPSSLTQASEILIPEDFYRAAHQKIFNVMLKLSDQGKAVDLVTVTEELSAAKLLEDTGGVSYLSELAGSVPTAANIEYYAKIVEEKSLLRRLIRTATGIAQDGYTREDEVEVLLGEAEKNIMEVAQRKNAGAFHNIKDVLVRTYDNIEEMHNRKGDITGIATGFTELDRMTAGFQRNDLIIVGARPSVGKTAFALNIAQNVATKTGENVAIFSLEMGAEQLVMRILCAEGNIDAQRLRTGSLTDEDWGKLTMAMGSLSNAGIFIDDTPGVRITDIRSKCRRLKQEHGLGMILIDYLQLILGSGRSGENRQQEVSEISRSLKQLARELQVPVIALSQLSRGVEQRQDKRPMMSDIRESGSIEQDADIVAFLYRDDYYDKESEDKNIIEIIIAKQRNGPVGTVQLAFVKEYNKFVNLEKRFDDSFAPPGA; the protein is encoded by the coding sequence ATGAGTGATTTATTTGCGGATCGGCTCCCGCCTCAAAATATTGAAGCGGAACAGGCAGTGCTTGGGGCAATCTTTCTTGAACCCTCCTCTCTTACACAAGCATCAGAGATCTTGATACCCGAAGACTTCTACCGTGCGGCACACCAGAAAATTTTCAATGTAATGCTGAAGCTGAGCGATCAAGGAAAAGCCGTCGACTTAGTGACCGTGACAGAAGAGCTCAGTGCAGCGAAACTGCTAGAGGATACCGGAGGCGTCAGCTATTTAAGTGAATTGGCCGGCTCTGTTCCAACAGCAGCGAATATCGAGTACTATGCAAAGATCGTTGAAGAAAAGTCACTGCTTCGAAGGTTGATCCGGACGGCGACAGGCATTGCCCAGGACGGCTATACACGTGAGGATGAAGTAGAAGTTCTGCTGGGTGAAGCAGAGAAAAATATCATGGAGGTAGCACAGCGCAAAAACGCCGGTGCCTTTCATAATATTAAGGATGTTCTCGTCCGGACCTACGATAATATCGAGGAAATGCATAACCGTAAAGGGGATATTACAGGGATTGCGACTGGATTTACCGAACTGGATCGGATGACAGCCGGCTTCCAGCGAAATGACCTCATCATTGTCGGTGCCCGCCCTTCCGTGGGTAAAACTGCCTTCGCCCTGAATATCGCGCAAAATGTGGCAACGAAAACCGGTGAAAACGTCGCGATCTTCAGTCTTGAGATGGGTGCCGAACAGCTTGTTATGCGTATTCTCTGTGCAGAAGGCAATATTGATGCGCAAAGGCTTCGTACCGGCTCCCTGACGGATGAGGACTGGGGAAAGCTGACCATGGCAATGGGAAGCCTATCAAATGCAGGAATTTTTATTGATGATACCCCAGGTGTCAGAATCACAGATATTCGATCTAAGTGCCGCCGTTTAAAGCAGGAGCATGGGCTTGGCATGATTTTGATCGACTACCTGCAATTAATCCTGGGAAGCGGTCGTTCGGGAGAAAACCGTCAGCAGGAAGTATCTGAAATCTCACGTTCCCTTAAGCAATTGGCCCGTGAACTTCAGGTCCCTGTTATCGCACTGTCCCAGCTTTCCCGTGGAGTGGAACAGCGCCAGGATAAGCGCCCGATGATGTCAGATATCCGTGAATCGGGAAGTATTGAGCAGGATGCCGATATCGTGGCATTCCTATACCGAGATGACTATTATGACAAAGAATCCGAAGATAAAAACATCATCGAAATCATTATCGCCAAGCAGCGTAACGGCCCGGTTGGAACCGTTCAGCTGGCTTTCGTAAAAGAGTATAATAAATTCGTAAACTTAGAGAAACGCTTTGATGATTCCTTTGCGCCGCCTGGTGCATAA
- the ychF gene encoding redox-regulated ATPase YchF — MALTAGIVGLPNVGKSTLFNAITQAGAESANYPFCTIDPNVGIVEVPDHRLNKLTELVQPKKTVPTAFEFTDIAGIVKGASKGEGLGNKFLSHIREVDAICQVVRCFADDNITHVAGKVDPIDDIEVINLELILADLESVEKRIGRVSKLAKQKDKDSVFELEILEKLKEAFEADKPARTVEFTEEQMKLVKGLHLLTIKPVLYVANVSEDDVADPSSNEYVQQVKEFAAKDNAEVIVICAKIESEIAELDGEEKEMFLQELGIEESGLDQLIRAAYNLLGLATYFTAGVQEVRAWTFRKGMKAPQCAGVIHSDFEKGFIRAETVSYEDLVAAGNMTAAKEAGKVRLEGKEYIVKDGDVMHFRFNV, encoded by the coding sequence ATGGCTTTAACAGCTGGTATTGTAGGTTTGCCGAACGTCGGAAAGTCTACGTTGTTTAATGCAATTACCCAGGCAGGAGCGGAGTCTGCGAACTATCCGTTCTGTACAATTGATCCGAATGTGGGAATTGTTGAAGTGCCTGATCACCGTTTGAATAAATTAACTGAATTGGTTCAGCCGAAAAAGACTGTGCCAACGGCTTTCGAATTTACGGATATTGCCGGCATCGTAAAGGGTGCGAGCAAAGGGGAAGGTCTTGGGAATAAGTTCCTGTCTCATATTCGTGAAGTAGATGCCATCTGCCAGGTTGTCCGCTGTTTTGCGGATGACAATATTACACACGTTGCAGGGAAAGTTGATCCAATCGACGATATTGAAGTCATCAACCTGGAATTGATTCTGGCTGACCTGGAATCGGTTGAAAAGCGAATTGGCCGCGTGAGCAAGCTGGCAAAGCAGAAAGATAAAGATTCTGTGTTTGAGCTTGAAATTCTGGAAAAATTAAAAGAAGCGTTTGAAGCAGACAAACCGGCGCGTACAGTTGAGTTTACAGAGGAACAAATGAAGCTTGTAAAAGGTCTTCATCTGCTGACAATTAAACCTGTGCTTTACGTGGCGAATGTTAGCGAAGATGATGTAGCTGATCCTTCTTCAAACGAATATGTGCAGCAGGTTAAAGAATTTGCTGCAAAGGATAATGCGGAAGTAATTGTCATCTGTGCAAAAATTGAATCTGAAATTGCGGAGCTTGATGGGGAAGAAAAAGAAATGTTCCTTCAGGAGCTTGGCATCGAAGAATCGGGCCTTGATCAGCTGATTAGAGCAGCCTACAATCTTCTTGGACTTGCAACTTACTTCACAGCCGGTGTACAGGAAGTCCGCGCCTGGACATTCCGCAAAGGCATGAAGGCTCCCCAGTGTGCGGGAGTTATTCACTCAGACTTTGAAAAAGGCTTCATCCGTGCAGAAACGGTTTCCTATGAAGACCTTGTCGCTGCAGGCAACATGACAGCTGCCAAAGAAGCAGGAAAAGTCCGCCTTGAAGGAAAAGAATATATTGTTAAAGACGGAGATGTCATGCACTTCCGCTTTAACGTTTAA
- a CDS encoding DUF554 domain-containing protein — MFLLGTLVNGLLIIIGTLLGKLLHRIPESMKGTVMHAIGLAVMVLGLQMGLKSENFLVVILSLVFGAVIGEYFALEDKLNKLGDWLESKIGSKGQGSISQGFVTATLIFVIGAMAIIGALDSGIRGDHSVLYTKSIIDGFTSLILTTTLGIGVLFSAFPVMLYEGLIALFATQIDRFVPQLLMDSFIKEMTATGGIMIFAIGLNLTGITKIRVANLLPGIVVTGIIVSVVYFYGLYF, encoded by the coding sequence ATGTTTTTGCTAGGAACGCTTGTGAATGGATTATTGATAATTATAGGAACACTGCTGGGGAAATTGCTTCATCGCATTCCTGAGAGTATGAAGGGGACGGTGATGCATGCGATCGGCCTTGCTGTCATGGTGCTCGGCCTGCAAATGGGTCTTAAAAGCGAGAACTTCCTGGTTGTGATTTTAAGTCTTGTTTTCGGAGCAGTTATTGGAGAATACTTTGCTCTCGAAGATAAGCTGAACAAACTTGGCGATTGGCTCGAAAGCAAAATCGGCTCAAAAGGCCAAGGCAGCATTTCGCAGGGCTTCGTAACGGCTACGCTTATCTTTGTCATTGGTGCTATGGCCATTATCGGCGCGCTCGACAGCGGTATCCGGGGCGACCACTCGGTTCTTTATACCAAATCGATTATTGACGGCTTCACCTCCCTTATCTTAACGACTACATTAGGGATTGGTGTGCTCTTTTCAGCTTTTCCGGTCATGCTTTATGAAGGACTCATTGCCCTTTTTGCCACCCAAATCGACCGGTTTGTCCCCCAGCTTCTTATGGACAGCTTTATCAAGGAAATGACCGCGACAGGCGGAATCATGATCTTTGCGATTGGTCTGAATCTGACAGGGATAACAAAGATCAGGGTTGCGAACCTGCTTCCTGGAATTGTGGTTACGGGGATTATTGTGTCGGTTGTTTATTTTTATGGGCTTTATTTTTAG
- the rplI gene encoding 50S ribosomal protein L9 produces the protein MKVIFLKDVKGKGKKGEVKNVADGYAHNFLIKQGLAVEANQANVSSLNAQKKKEAKLAEEELAEAKKLKETLEKLTVEFTAKSGEGGRLFGSITSKQIAEELQKKHSIKIDKRKIEMEDAIRTLGYTKVPVKLHTEVTATLNVHVKEA, from the coding sequence ATGAAAGTAATCTTTTTAAAAGACGTTAAAGGCAAGGGCAAAAAAGGCGAAGTAAAAAATGTAGCAGATGGCTATGCACATAACTTTTTAATTAAGCAAGGGCTTGCTGTTGAAGCAAACCAGGCCAATGTCAGCAGCCTGAATGCTCAAAAGAAAAAAGAGGCTAAGCTTGCAGAAGAAGAATTGGCTGAAGCAAAAAAACTAAAAGAAACACTTGAAAAGCTGACGGTTGAATTTACAGCAAAATCAGGTGAAGGCGGCCGCCTTTTCGGCTCCATCACAAGCAAGCAAATTGCAGAAGAACTTCAAAAGAAGCACAGCATCAAAATCGATAAGCGCAAAATCGAAATGGAAGACGCGATCCGCACGCTCGGATACACAAAGGTTCCAGTCAAGCTTCATACTGAAGTAACGGCAACATTAAACGTACATGTAAAAGAAGCTTAA
- a CDS encoding mechanosensitive ion channel family protein, which translates to MSPIEKMINSMIDKLSNEQTWINIGEGIFKIFAILIVTSILIRIGKLAIRNIFKVRAPSRLRISERREATLLKLLENMLTYVVFFVAAIMILSVLTIDVKALLAGAGIVGLAVGFGAQSLVKDIITGFFIIFEDQFSVGDYIRIDQFEGTVEEIGLRTTKIKNWTGEVHILPNGSIMQVTNFSINNSVAFVDVSIAYEGDIVKAERVLQELFEKLPGKYEDMVKPPEILGIQNLAASDVVLRVVSETLPMRHFYIARQLRKEIKLCLDEHGIEIPFPRLVMYTRNDQAKENPKLNAEG; encoded by the coding sequence ATGAGTCCTATTGAAAAAATGATTAACAGTATGATAGATAAGCTTTCTAATGAACAGACATGGATAAATATCGGAGAAGGCATCTTTAAAATTTTTGCGATTCTGATCGTTACGAGCATCCTGATCAGGATTGGCAAGCTGGCGATCCGCAATATTTTTAAAGTGAGGGCACCTTCAAGGCTCCGAATCTCAGAGCGCAGGGAAGCTACCCTTCTGAAGCTGCTTGAGAATATGCTTACGTATGTGGTGTTTTTCGTTGCGGCGATCATGATATTATCGGTGCTGACGATTGATGTAAAAGCCCTTTTGGCCGGTGCCGGAATCGTCGGGCTGGCTGTTGGGTTTGGGGCACAAAGTCTTGTAAAGGATATCATCACCGGGTTTTTCATCATTTTTGAAGACCAGTTCTCGGTGGGGGATTATATCCGGATTGATCAATTTGAAGGAACGGTAGAAGAAATCGGATTGCGGACAACAAAGATTAAAAACTGGACAGGTGAAGTTCATATCCTTCCGAACGGAAGCATTATGCAGGTCACTAATTTTTCCATAAATAACAGCGTTGCCTTTGTGGATGTCAGCATTGCTTATGAAGGCGATATTGTGAAAGCTGAAAGAGTTCTTCAGGAATTATTCGAAAAGCTGCCGGGCAAATATGAGGATATGGTCAAGCCGCCGGAAATTCTCGGCATCCAAAATCTGGCTGCTTCTGATGTGGTGCTGCGCGTGGTTTCAGAAACGCTGCCAATGAGGCACTTTTATATTGCACGGCAGCTGCGGAAAGAAATTAAGCTTTGTTTAGATGAGCATGGCATTGAAATTCCGTTCCCGCGACTTGTTATGTATACACGGAATGATCAGGCAAAGGAAAATCCTAAACTGAATGCGGAGGGATAA
- a CDS encoding DHH family phosphoesterase translates to MPSYLEKRSIRYPIFGLMGITVVLLGILAYYNWLFALIGLFLVILPFYYLFQLIQKHRKETEEYISTLSYRVKKVGEEALMEMPIGIMLINDDYYIEWTNPFLASCFDEDTLVGRSLYDVADSLVPLIKQEVETEIITLHDRKFRVIHKPEERLLYFFDVTEQTEIEKMYQEERTVIAIIFLDNYDELTQGMDDQTKSSLNSLVTQILNKWAQDNGVFLKRVSSERFIAVFNEHILQLLEKGKFTILDDVRETTSKQNVPLTLSVGVGTGVSSLPELGSLAQSSLDLALGRGGDQVAIKQTNGKVKFFGGKTNPVEKRTRVRARVISHALKELISESDKVIIMGHKSPDMDAIGAAIGIQKVARLNQREGYVVVNFNELDTGVRRMMKEIEKNEELFSKFITPEQAMEIATDDTLLVVVDTHKPSMVIEEKLLHKIEHVVVIDHHRRAEEFIHNPLLVYMEPYASSTAELVTELLEYQPKNGRIEMLEATALLAGIIVDTKSFSLRTGSRTFDAASYLRGQGADTVLVQKFLKEDVDTYIKRAKLIETVQFYREGIAIAKGQPDQIFDQVLIAQTADTLLTMDGVVASFVISNRSENMIGVSARSLGDINVQVIMENLEGGGHLTNAATQLHDATLDEVEARLKEAIDEYFEGRKKNESNLFKRR, encoded by the coding sequence ATGCCTTCGTATTTAGAAAAGCGGTCCATACGCTATCCGATTTTTGGATTGATGGGCATAACAGTGGTGCTTCTCGGTATATTGGCGTACTACAATTGGCTTTTTGCACTAATTGGGCTGTTTCTTGTCATCCTTCCTTTCTACTATCTTTTTCAGCTGATTCAGAAGCATCGGAAGGAGACGGAAGAATACATCTCGACCCTTTCCTACAGGGTGAAAAAAGTCGGCGAAGAAGCTCTGATGGAAATGCCGATCGGGATCATGCTCATTAATGATGATTATTACATTGAATGGACCAATCCCTTTTTAGCATCCTGCTTCGATGAAGATACGCTAGTCGGAAGATCGCTTTATGATGTCGCGGATTCACTTGTTCCGCTGATCAAACAAGAAGTGGAAACCGAAATCATTACCCTTCATGACCGCAAATTCCGGGTAATCCATAAACCGGAAGAGCGCTTATTATACTTTTTTGATGTCACGGAACAGACCGAAATTGAAAAAATGTATCAGGAAGAACGGACGGTTATTGCCATTATTTTCCTTGATAATTATGATGAACTGACTCAGGGGATGGATGACCAGACAAAAAGCAGCCTCAATAGCCTGGTGACCCAAATATTGAATAAGTGGGCACAGGACAATGGGGTCTTCTTGAAGAGAGTCTCGTCTGAGCGGTTTATCGCCGTATTTAATGAACATATTCTGCAGCTTCTGGAAAAAGGAAAGTTCACGATTCTCGATGATGTCCGGGAGACCACTTCCAAGCAAAACGTTCCATTAACATTAAGCGTGGGCGTCGGAACAGGGGTTTCTTCCCTTCCTGAACTCGGTTCGCTGGCCCAGTCCAGCTTAGACCTGGCATTAGGCCGCGGCGGAGACCAGGTAGCCATCAAACAGACGAACGGGAAGGTTAAATTCTTCGGGGGAAAAACCAATCCTGTTGAAAAAAGAACCCGGGTCCGTGCACGCGTGATTTCCCATGCGCTGAAGGAATTGATTTCCGAAAGCGATAAAGTGATTATCATGGGCCACAAAAGCCCGGATATGGATGCGATTGGAGCGGCCATCGGTATTCAGAAAGTGGCTCGCCTGAATCAGCGTGAAGGCTATGTGGTTGTAAATTTCAATGAACTCGATACTGGTGTCAGAAGAATGATGAAGGAAATTGAAAAGAATGAAGAGCTCTTTTCTAAATTCATTACCCCGGAACAGGCGATGGAGATTGCAACAGACGATACCCTGCTCGTGGTCGTTGATACCCACAAGCCATCCATGGTGATTGAAGAAAAGCTGCTTCATAAAATTGAACATGTTGTCGTCATCGACCATCACCGCCGCGCGGAAGAGTTTATCCATAATCCTCTGCTGGTTTATATGGAGCCATATGCCTCTTCCACAGCAGAACTGGTAACAGAGCTTCTGGAGTATCAGCCGAAAAACGGCAGAATCGAAATGCTGGAAGCAACGGCCCTGCTTGCCGGGATTATTGTCGATACGAAGAGTTTTTCGCTGCGGACAGGATCCAGGACGTTTGATGCGGCTTCCTATCTGCGCGGACAGGGTGCAGATACCGTGCTAGTTCAAAAGTTCTTAAAAGAGGATGTAGATACCTACATCAAGCGGGCTAAACTGATTGAAACCGTTCAATTTTACAGAGAAGGAATTGCGATTGCAAAGGGACAGCCGGATCAGATATTTGATCAGGTTCTGATTGCCCAGACAGCAGATACCCTGCTGACGATGGATGGTGTGGTTGCTTCATTTGTCATTTCCAACCGCTCTGAAAACATGATAGGGGTCAGCGCGCGTTCCCTCGGGGATATCAATGTCCAGGTGATCATGGAAAACCTTGAAGGCGGCGGGCACTTAACTAACGCTGCCACACAGCTTCACGATGCAACACTTGATGAAGTTGAGGCCCGATTAAAAGAGGCTATAGATGAATACTTTGAAGGGAGAAAAAAGAATGAAAGTAATCTTTTTAAAAGACGTTAA
- the rpsR gene encoding 30S ribosomal protein S18, producing MAGGRRGGRAKRRKVCFFTANGITHIDYKDVDLLKKFISERGKILPRRVTGTNAKYQRKLTIAIKRARQMALLPYVSGE from the coding sequence ATGGCTGGAGGACGCAGAGGAGGACGTGCTAAACGTCGTAAGGTTTGCTTTTTCACTGCAAACGGAATCACTCACATCGACTACAAAGATGTGGATCTTCTAAAAAAATTCATCTCTGAGCGCGGTAAGATTTTACCACGTCGTGTAACTGGCACTAACGCTAAATACCAACGTAAATTAACGATTGCTATTAAGCGTGCGCGCCAAATGGCATTACTGCCATACGTTTCAGGTGAATAA